In the genome of Rhodoplanes sp. Z2-YC6860, one region contains:
- a CDS encoding B12-binding domain-containing radical SAM protein, translating to MPSDHRSRAARRFQVALIKPSHYDDEGYVIQWFRSFVASNSLAVVYSLVEDSRRRNVLGADTPIDISVADEINTRIRIDRLIERFRAEGHFGLVFLVGVQSNQFPRAMDIARPLRAAGISVAIGGFHVSGCLAMLPRIQPDLQEAIDLGVTLYAGELEGRCDGLLADAARGALKPIYNHLNDLPSLQGAPTPVLPYDFLKRTYAKQTSFDAGRGCPYQCSFCTIINVQGRKSRGRDADDIERIVRENVAQGVNWFFVTDDNFARNKDWEAILDRLSALRREFTASGKIDIKLIIQVDTLCHKIPGFIEKAQAAGTARVFLGLESINPENLAAAKKRQNKITEYREMLRAWKRTGVITYAGYILGFPNDTPESIAEDIAIIQRELPLDILEFFCLTPLPGSEDHKVLFNKGVAMDADMNRYDVEHVVTAHPRMSRDAWEQTYARAWSSYYSREHIERLLRRAAATNTGISRLASMLFMFSSMVAIEKVHPLQSGIIRIKHRRDRRPAMPLEPVWLFYPRYAAESAIKMLQFARLWLWIDGLRRTIKKDPKRHTYVDTAIAPVEADDAAGLQLLTHSKAAQVAVEHARKIKELTTPAGRSFARAP from the coding sequence ATGCCGTCGGACCATCGATCTCGTGCGGCAAGGCGATTCCAGGTCGCTCTGATCAAGCCGTCGCACTACGACGACGAGGGTTACGTCATTCAATGGTTCCGGTCCTTCGTTGCATCGAACTCGCTCGCCGTCGTCTATAGCCTGGTCGAAGACAGTCGCCGTCGAAATGTCCTTGGGGCGGACACGCCAATCGACATCAGCGTCGCGGACGAGATCAACACGCGCATCCGAATCGATCGACTCATCGAGCGGTTTCGCGCGGAGGGTCATTTCGGTCTGGTGTTTCTGGTCGGCGTGCAGTCCAACCAGTTTCCGCGTGCGATGGACATCGCGCGGCCGCTGCGCGCGGCTGGAATTTCGGTGGCCATCGGCGGCTTTCACGTCTCCGGGTGTCTCGCGATGTTGCCGCGGATCCAGCCCGATCTGCAGGAAGCGATCGACCTTGGCGTCACCCTTTATGCCGGCGAACTGGAAGGGCGCTGCGACGGGCTGCTCGCCGACGCCGCGCGAGGCGCATTGAAGCCGATCTATAACCACCTGAACGATTTGCCTTCGCTCCAAGGCGCGCCGACGCCGGTGTTGCCCTACGATTTTCTCAAGCGCACCTATGCGAAACAGACCAGCTTCGATGCAGGACGCGGTTGTCCTTATCAGTGTTCATTCTGCACCATCATCAATGTGCAGGGCCGCAAATCGCGCGGGCGCGATGCCGACGATATCGAAAGAATCGTGCGCGAGAACGTTGCCCAGGGCGTCAACTGGTTCTTCGTGACCGACGACAATTTCGCGCGAAACAAGGATTGGGAAGCGATTCTGGACCGGCTCAGCGCCTTGCGCAGGGAGTTCACCGCGTCCGGAAAGATCGATATCAAGCTCATCATTCAGGTGGATACGCTTTGCCACAAGATTCCCGGCTTCATCGAAAAAGCCCAGGCGGCAGGCACCGCACGCGTGTTCCTGGGGCTCGAAAGCATCAACCCGGAAAATCTCGCGGCAGCCAAAAAGCGGCAGAACAAGATCACCGAGTACCGGGAAATGCTGCGGGCCTGGAAGCGGACCGGCGTCATCACCTACGCCGGATATATTCTCGGCTTCCCGAACGACACGCCCGAGAGCATTGCAGAGGATATCGCGATCATCCAGCGCGAGTTGCCGTTGGACATCCTCGAATTTTTCTGTCTGACGCCGCTGCCGGGATCCGAAGACCACAAGGTCCTTTTCAACAAGGGCGTCGCGATGGACGCGGATATGAACCGCTATGACGTCGAGCACGTTGTCACGGCGCATCCACGCATGAGCCGTGACGCCTGGGAGCAGACCTATGCGCGCGCATGGTCGAGTTATTATTCGCGCGAGCACATCGAACGCCTGTTGCGGCGCGCCGCGGCGACGAACACCGGCATTTCGCGTCTCGCGTCGATGCTGTTCATGTTTTCATCAATGGTCGCGATCGAGAAAGTTCACCCGCTGCAGAGTGGCATTATCAGGATCAAGCACCGCAGGGATCGCCGTCCGGCGATGCCGCTTGAGCCAGTCTGGCTGTTCTACCCACGATACGCGGCTGAATCTGCGATCAAGATGTTGCAGTTCGCGCGGCTATGGCTTTGGATCGACGGGTTGCGCCGTACGATCAAAAAAGATCCGAAACGCCACACCTATGTCGACACGGCGATTGCCCCGGTTGAAGCAGATGATGCCGCCGGCTTGCAGCTCTTGACGCACAGCAAAGCCGCTCAGGTGGCCGTCGAACACGCTCGCAAGATCAAAGAATTGACCACGCCGGCAGGACGCTCCTTCGCCCGAGCGCCCTAA